The sequence GGAAACATATACGGTAAATCAAATACTTCAAACTCCTTCATCCCCAGCGGACCAAACTTCGCCAATGAAGGTGCCAGCATTTGAACAGCACCAAGCTGCAACGCTTCAAGTTCCTCTTTATCTTTATAGAGTGTGCTATTCGAATATAGCGCAATCCTGACACGCCCTTTGGTCGCTTTTTCGGCCAACTCTTTAAACCGCTGCGCAGCTTCCCCTTTAGGCGCATCGCTGGCAACCACGTGACTGAACTTGATAACGATTGGTTCTTGTGCAGCAACCTGGCAACTGACTAATGTCGCAGCCAACAATATTGCCACACGCACTATTTCTGCCACCAACGATTTTTGTTTCATGCTTACCCCAAGTGATCAACGGATGGATTGTTACCGGATCTGGCCGCAGTGTGCACAAGCTGCGCCGCACTCACAAGTGTGGATAACCGCAAAAATCCACCAAAAAATGCGCCTATTACACCTCGTCAGCTACACTAGTAGCTCAATCGCTCTGTTTCTTCAGCGAAAACCAACACAACCACACCGCCAACCCCGCTAAAACGCGTTTAGCTGTCATTATTCCCTTATGCCACAAACAACATTTAAGCGATTACCCAACATAACTACCGCGGGACTGCAGCGCACCTGGCGGTGGCTGATTCCGATTTTTTTGGTACTGCTATTTTTGGCTGTTCTCATATGGTTACCGTGGCAATCCCGACAAATGGAAGCCAATGACCGGCAAGACCAGTTGATCGCCGATACGCTCTGGGTTGAGCAAGCCATCACTTTTCAGCTCAACCGCGATGACGAGAGTGTCCGTCTGATCGCCAGCGAGATCATTAAACATCACTTGACCGTTGCGCAATTTGCCGACCGTCTGAAGCCGCTATTAAAAAACAGCCGCGAGCTACGCGGAATCGCCTGGCTCAATGCCGAAGACCATATCATCGCAGGAACCGACGCCTTGCAAATCACGAATCCTGACTATATAACCCACGCAACTAAATCAGCAAAACTGGTACGCGATGCCAAGATTCCGCAATACACGCCGCCCTATAAGCTGATCGACACGGCCAACGCCATGTACATCGATTACAGCGTCCCATTATTTATAAACAATCAATATCTCGGCAGCCTTGTCAGCACGTATTCTGTCAGCGGCATTCTCAATGAATTGGTGCCATGGTGGTTTGCACAAGATAACGAAATTTCACTCACTGACGCAGACGAGGTCACCATCGCCAAGCGCGCCGCTGGTGGCCGTGGCCATGACGTCTACACGCATCGTCGACCAATCGACCTGCCAGGGTTATCTCTAATATTACGTACCAACAGCGTCAAGAGCGCACCGCAATTTTTACCCAATTTATTGGTCGGATCAGTCATCGCCTTATCGCTTGGCCTAGTATGGAGTTTACTGGCGCTGTGGCGCGATATTCACCGCCGGCTAGCTGCAGAAAATGCACTACGCCAAGAAGTTGCATTTCGTAGCGCCATGGAGAACTCACTCGTCACCGGATTGCGTGCGCGTGATCTCAAAGGTCGTGTCACCTATGTCAATCCGGCATTCTGTGCCATGGTCGGCCTCGACGCAGACCGATTGGTAGGCAAAGTCCCGCCAATGCCCTATTGGGCGCCTGAGGCACTGGAAGAATTCCAGGAACGCTTTACAAAAGTGTTAGAAGGCGAAGGAACGCCGCAATATGAAGCTATTTTTCTGCGGGCCAATGGCGAACGGTTTCCGGTCCTGATATTCGAATCAGCCTTGGTCGATGCGCAAGGCCAGCAAACAGGATGGATGGGATCGATACTAGATATTTCAGAACCACGCCGCGCCGAAGAATTAAATCGAAAACAGCAAGAAAAACTGGAATCCAGCGCCCGCCTCGCCAGCATGGGCGAGATCGCATCGACGCTGGCGCATGAACTGAACCAGCCGCTCGCCGCCATCTCCAGTTACACCACCGGCGCGATGAATATGCTGGAAAGTGGCAGCATCAATGCGCCCCAACTGAAACTGGCCCTAGGAAAAGTCAACACGCAAGCACAACGTGCCGGACAAATTATTCGTAGTGTGCACGAGTTCGTCAAAAATCGTGACCCCATCCGCGAGCCACTGGCAATCCGCACACTAGTCGACAACATCATGCCATTGGTCGAATTACAAGCGCAGACTTCTCAGGTCAATGTTCGGGTCGAGATTGCACCATCATTGCCATGGGTATCCGCAGACCGCATGATGCTGGAGCAAGTCCTTCTCAATCTGACCCGCAATGCCATTGAATCAATGTCAGAGAACAGTGCCACCCGTCGCATCTTGCGCATCAAAGCAGTAGCACTCGATCTCGACACAGAAACGCCACAAATCGTCATCTCTGTGATCGATCAGGGCCACGGCATTCCGGCTGACGTGGCAGCACGCTTGTTTTCACCGTTCTACTCAACTAAAGCCCACGGCATGGGCATGGGACTCAATATATGTCGCACCGCCATAGAATTTCATGGCGGCACACTGAACTACTCGGACAACGATGGCGGTGGGACAATTTTTCAGTTCTCGTTGCCGGCAAATTTTCCGCATAGTCAGCGATGACTACATTGAAGAGGGCGTAATGCGGTATTCTGTTTTCTCCCTCTCAATAGTTTAAATATCTTACTGGACGTGCCACCTTGAGAGATGTTTTCGGATGTACCGTGAGAAAGACGCTGTATTCGGGACCCAAAAACTTGAATTGTGTATCGATACACGATACAATAATTCTATGATAAAAAGCTTTCGACACAAGGAACTGCAACGCTTTTTTGAGCTGGGCAGCAAAGCAGGCATCCATGCTGGACACGCGACTAAATTGCGGCTTCAATTGGCTGCTCTGGATCAAGCGATAAAGCCGGAAGACTTATCAGCCCCTTCCTGGGGACTACACCCGTTGAAGGGGGATCTAAAAGGACATTGGGCGATCACGGTTAATGGGAACTGGCGAATGATTTTCGCTTTTGATGCTAGTGACGCGATTCTTGTAGATTATCGCGACTACCACTGATTTTTACGGAGGTTTATATGACGCGTATGCATAACCCGCCACATCCTGGTGAGGTATTAAGAGAGTATCTGGGCGACGTGACCGTGACGGACGCGGCCACCCGTCTTGGCGTTGGTCGCGTCACGCTTCAACGCATCGTTACCGGCGCTGCGGGAATTTCTCCTGACATGGCATATCGCCTGGGTTCGGCCTTCGGCACCAGTCCTGAACTGTGGGCAGGAATGCAATTGCAATATGATTTACACAAGGCAGGAAAGGTCAAACGACCAAAAATCGAGCGCATCGCAGCATAGCTAAAAGAAAATACGGCTATGGATAGGCATGCATAGACATACAGTTGACTGTGAGACACGACTGAACTAAGGCTATTTTGCGTAAATCCGACAATAACGAATAGATATTATGCTGCACATCATTGACGACGAAGAAGTAATCCGCGATGCCTTAAGCTGGCTTGCGCAATCACGCGCCATTCCCGCACTGAGTTATTCCAGCGCGCAACATTTTTTGGCATCACTCGACATCGCCACCAACGAAGCCGCCGCAATTGAAAAATTAACCAACGCTGCTGCCGCCATCGGCACGGCGAATTCCGGCTTACATAAAAGTGACGCACAGCCCCCCGAAGGCGATTGTCTGTTACTTGACGTTCGCATGCCTGGGATGAGCGGCCTGGCGTTGTTCGACGTATTGTCGGCCAGGAAACTCACGCAACGTTATCCAGTCATTTTTTTAACCGGCCACGGCGATGTTCCCATGGCAGTCGACACCCTCAAGCGCGGCGCTTTCGATTTTTTCGAAAAGCCCTTCAATGACAATAAATTGATGGACCGCGTACAAGAAGCTCTACAAACTTCACGCGCAGCAATCGCACGCAGCGTGATCGACAGCCGCCTCGCCAACCTATCCATCCGAGAGCGCGCAGTACTAGACTTAATCCTGATCGGCAAAATGAACAAAGTCATCGCCGACCAGCTTGGCATCAGCATGCGCACGGTAGAAGTCCACCGCGCCCATATTTTTGACAAAATGCATGTAAAGACAGCGGTGGAACTGGCGAGATTATTGAACTAGCTGGCTAACCTCATTACCAATTTCGAACTACCCACCACCGACCACCGACTCCTATAACAGCACTATCGCCGCCCGTGCAAATCAATCGCACCGAAATGCGGCGGTGCCAACATTGCCTGCGCCGAATTGACTGCACTACCGACGTCATGACCATTCTTTGCATACTGTCCAACCAGATCACAACCAAGACCCGCCGCATTACTCTTCTTGAGATGCAAATCCAGCAACGCGGCCGACTCCGCCCACAAATTGACCGCAGGAGGCCTGGCGCGCAGTTGTTCAAACTGCGCAACAACGGCATCAAAATTAAACTGCGGAATCTTCTGATTGGGCAGCGTATCAGTAGAACCGGCAGCATCAACGGTCGAATTGTCAGTCACCGTCTGCAAAGATAACGCGCGACGACCATCCACTTTCGTGAACCAATTATCAATAATTGCCTGCTGTTTCCGAGCCTTAGCCAACACCCGATCGCCCGCTTGTCCAAACAGCAAAGCAGCAGCGGCGATTCCCTCGCTAACATGCACAGCAACCACCTGCTTGCCTATGCTATCTGTTATCACTTTGTCGTCGTTATCTGCTTCGCTGCTAACGTCATCATTGTCAGCTTGACCGTTATCATCACTAACGTCAGCATGACTATACTGATCTGCATTCATAAAGCCCATGCTATCGGCAGCTTCGGGCAGGGCAATTGGATATGCTGAAAGTAATTCTGTCCCGGTCAATGTCTTGCCATCGGCAAACTGGAATTGATTGATTTGATAACTAGCGCCATTAAAATAATTAGCCACCGTGATGCTGTCACCGTTGCCGTAGTCGATAATCAGATCGTTCTTGACCCGTCGCAACCCGCTTAAAGCATCAGCACTGACGTCTGTGAATCGGATCACATCCGTGCGACCACCGCCCGAGTAATCAGTACCATAATCATAATTGTTGATCGTGTCGTGGCCGTCACCGCGACTTAACACATACGTATCATTGCCAGCGCCACCCTGCAGTTTGTCGTCGCCCTTGCCACCGGTCAGAATATCATTACCAGCGCCGCCGCTTAACGTATCCTTGCCAGCGCCGGTGGTCAGCGTATCGTTACCACTTCCACCGTCCAAGCGGTTATTACCTCCCCCCCCTTCCAGCACGTCATCGCCCGATTCGCCAATCAATGTATCGTTGCCGTCGCCTGCGAATAACCGGTCATTGCCGCTGCCACCATTCAGATAATTATTTCCAGTACCGCCATCGATGACGTCATCACCGCCAAAGCTATAAATCGTGTCATTACCGCCGCCTGCATAAATCGTCTCGCCACTATCAGAAAATCGCAGATTGTCATTATTGTCGGTCAGCATCACCGGATGCGTAGCCAGTATTTGTGCGCCGGTCCACACCTGACCATCAGCAAACCGGAACTGGTTGATTTGATAGTTCACGCCATCAAAATAGTTGCTGATCGTGAGACTGTCACCGCTTCCAAATTCGATGATCAGATCTGTATTGACAGTACGCAGACCGCGGATATCGCTGGCATTCATATCAGTAAAAATTACGACATCCGTGCGACCACCACCCGAGTAATCGGTACCATAATCATAGTTATCAATCGTGTCGTGTCCGTCACCGCGACTTAATATATAGGTGTCATTACCAAAACCACCCTTGAGCAAATCGTCACCCTTGCCACCGGTCAGAATGTCGTTACCAGCGCCGCCGCTTAACGTATCTTCGCCGCTACCGCTGGTCAGAATATCATTACCATCGCCACCGCTTAACGTATCCTTGCCAGCGCCGGTGGTCAGCGTATCGTTTCCACTTCCACCGTCTAATTGATTATTACCTTCGCCCCCTTCCAGCACGTCATCGCCCGATCCGCCAATCAATGTATCGTTGCCGTCGCCACCTAGCAAAGTGTCATTACCTTCGCCACCGTTGAGACGATCGTCACCAGCATTGCCACTAAGCGTGTCATCGCCATCGCCACCATTTAACGTATCGTCGCCCCCTCCTCCTAGCATCAAATCGTTACCTGCATAACCATATAAAGTATCATTCCTAAGGCCCCCAACAATTAGATCACTTTTCTTCGTACCATTCTTGTTCATAACGCTGCTCAGTTCAGCAAATAACTTTTGTATTTCAGGCGATGCATCCATTGTGGAGAGACCCAGCGCGATCATCTCCGCCCCGATCCAGATAAAATCCTGCATCGCACTTCCCGCTGCACGATTAAAGTCGATCAAATCGTACAACCCCTTTATGCCATCCGCCGCAATCGCTGCCTTGAAGTGTTTTTCCAGCGCACCATAATCCAAGTGCATCCCATCGGCATCCACCTTCAATGTAATCTGATCGATCAACGATTTAAAGCGTGTTTGCAACAATAACGAACCGTAGATCGATTCCTGCAATGCGTCATAAGCTAGATTGAGGCTGTTTACCTGTTCGGGATATAAACTAATCGTGATAGTCCCAGGCTGACCATTTTTGCCTTCCGCCATATTGAATCCGTTTAAACCATGACCAACAAAATTATGCATCGCAAAATAATATTGCCCGTTAAACGCTTCCAGAATATGCAGCTTCTTTTCCCACGCGGCAACGATGGCGCGACCGGCGGCGTCGTCAGTAATAACCTGACCGCCCAGCGATTGCCAGATCACCGTATAAGCACTGCCAGCGCGTTCTTGCAGGGTTTTGGTCATGCCGGATGTGTCGGCCCAATCGGACAGCAGTTGATCCAGCAAGCCGCGCTGTTCTTCTCGTGTGGTGGCGGCGCTGTAGTGTGCTAATACACTTTGTAGTGACGCGGACAAGCTGGCGGCTTCGCGCAGGTCGCGTACTTTGCCTGCGCCTTGCATATCGGGCAGGTCTTTGACGTTATCGGCAATCACGACTTCATCAGTAAACTCCCGATGGAAGGCGTCTTCCTCAAAATTTACGTCACCCATATTGCCGCTGCTGCCATCGGTTTTTGTGTACGTGCCTTGGTCGGCTAGCTGGTTGCCATTGGCGAGTGTTTGGTTGTGTGATTTTTTGTTGACGTTGAGGCTGGCGATGCCGAGTTGGTCCAGTGTGAATAATTCATTGGCTTGAGATATGCCATCCTGATTGAGATCACGCCAGACTTTGAGCTGGTTCCAGTTGGCGTCGTTTTTATCGATCTTGCCATCGTGGTTGGAATCCAGATCAGCCAGCGCACCGAAACCATCGCTGGCGGTGTGGCCGTTGTCGAGTTGGGTGGAATTGCCGAATAGTTCCGTGCCGTTATCGATCACGCCGTTGCCGTTGCGGTCCATGACGAGCAAGCCATCGTCAGCGCCGACCCAGCCTGTCGCGGTTTTAATACCGTCGTTGTTGTTGTCGAAGTAAATGTTGTTTTTGCTGCTGACGGTTTCGATGCCGTCTCCGTCTAGGTCGAGGACCAAGGGATCGCAGCGGTAGGTGCGGGAGTGGGTGAAACGGTCATTGATTTCTTGGCCTATTTTAGTGGCTGCATCGAATGCCTCTTCGTAATAATTGGAAGCTAAATACCCTCCAGCCACTCCAGCAATAACTCCTAGGGGTATTGCAAACGGTCCGATGAATGGCGCGCTTACGCCAGCGACAAAAACACCTACTGCTTCACCGAACGCATAACCAGCGCCCAGTGAGCCGACCATTTTTACCTGACTAGTAAGGTCACCACCAATAGAGTTTCTCAACGTATCTAAGAGAGTATCTGCAACCGTTTTTGCATCGTCACCAGTTTGTACAACTTTTCCTAAATGTTCCACTACGGGTACAGCATCCTTACCTATTCCTTTTGCAATGGCTTTGATTGCTGCTGGTGTAGCATCAATAACAACGATGCCGGATTTTGTAACAATGTAAGCAATACTCATTTTAGTTTCTCGCTAATTTTAATTCGATTGTTTATTGAGTTTTTTGACACACATGACAGCCGTGCAAAAACAGAAAAATAATAAAAATAATAAATTGCAAAATATATAAACAATTTCACTTTCTATTAATAATTGAAATCGAGATGTGCTGATATTTTTTGTTGTCGTCATCATCAAAATTAAACATAAGCACATCAACCATAATTTCTTCACCTTATCCAAATAGCTTTTCTCTTTGATGTTTTCCTTTAATTTTTTATAAAATTTACCGGTATTCAGAAAAATGTTTTCTCTTATAGAAAAACTCAAAAAAATTGCGCCAAAAAAAATAGAAATACAGAATAAATAATTTCTACAGGAAACCAATTGTGAGCAAACCTTAAGAAATGTCCCGTATAAAATACGTTGCAAAATCCCAGAAAAATGCACGTTCTTCCTATCAATAGAAGGGCTTTAGACATGATATTTTTTATGTCCATAAAACCGCCTCCCGATACTTTTCATTTACCTCATTACTAGGCCTAATCATGCCGCGACCTTGTTTATTTCGGCTCGTTGGTTTTGTCCACTTATTGCGGCGCTCAACAGGTGATCGTTAAATACTCCGCTTAACGCCGAAGCGCGTTGCGAGCTTTTTCCAAATTGATCTAGTCTGTTTCGAATAGCGTCAAAACTATCCAGATGCATTCCATCCACATCTATCTTTAATTCAATCTGATCAATCAACGACTTAAACCGTGTCTGCAATAACAGTGAACCGTAGATCGATTCCTGCAATGCGTCATAAGCTTGATTGAGGCTATTTACCTGTTCGGGATATAAACTAATCGTGATAGTCCCAGGCTGACCGTTTTTGCCTTCGACCATCTTGAAGCCGTTGTAACCCATGCCGGTCAGGTTATGCATCGCAAAATAATATTGCCCATTAAACGCTTCCAGAATATGCAGCTTCTTTTCCCACGCGGCAACGATGGCGCGACCGGCGGCGTCGTCGGTGATGACCTGACCGCCCAGCGATTTCCAGATCACGGTGTAAGCACTGCCAGCGCGTTCTTGCAGGGTTTTAGTCATGCCGGATGTGTCGGCCCAATCGGACAGCATTTGATCCAGCAAACCGCGTTGCTCTTCACGTGTGGTGGCCGCGCTGTAGTGTGCCAAAACGTCTTGCAGTGATGTCGACAAGCTGGCGGCTTCGCGCAGGTCGCGCACTTTGCCTGCGCCTTGCATATCGGGCAGGTCTTTCACGTTATCGGCAATCACGACCTCATCGGTGAATTCGCGATGGAAGGCGTCTTCTTCAAAATTAACGTCACCCATATTGCCGCTGCTGCCATCCGTTTTTGTATACGTGCCTTGGTCGGCTAACTGGTTGCCATTGGCGAGTGTTTGGTTATGTGATTTTTTGTTGACGTTGAGGCTGGCGATGCCGAGTTGGTCCAGTGTGAATAATTCATTGGCTTGAGAAATGCCATCCTGATTGAGATCACGCCAGACTTTGAGCTGGTTCCAGTTGGCGTCGTTTTTATCGATCTTGCCATCGTGGTTGGAATCCAGATCGGCCAGTGCGTCAAAACCATCGCTGGCGGTGTGGCCGTTGTCGAGGTGGGTGGAGTTGCCGAAGAGTTCCGTACCGTTGTCGATCACGCCGTTACCGTTGCGGTCCATGACGAGTAAGCCATCGTCAGCGCCGACCCAACCGGTCGCGGTTTTAATACCGTCGTTGTTGTTGTCGAAGTAAATGTTGTTTTTGCTGCCGACGGTTTCGATGCCGTCGCCGTCGAGGTCGAGGACTAAGGGATCGTAGCGGTAGGTGCGGGAGTGGGTGAAACGGTCATTGATTTCTTGGCCTAGTTTTGTCGATTCGTCGAATTGCCAATCATAAAGCTTTGATCCGATATATCCTCCAGCAACCCCTGCAACAACCCCCAGTGGTATTGCAAATGGCCCTATAAATGGCGCTGTCGCACCACCAACATAGACGCCTACCGCTTCACCGATTGCATAACCAGCACCTAATGAACCGACCATTTTTACCTGACTAGTAAAGTCTCCCCCAATAGAGTTTCTTAGCGTATCAAGAATGGTGTCCATCGCTGTTTTTGCATCATCACCTGTTTGTACTATTTTTCCTAAATGTTCTGCTACGGGCACAGCATCCTTCCCAATTCCTTTTGCAATGGCTTTGATGGCTGCGGGCGTAGCATCAATAACAACAATTCCGGATTTCGTGACAATGTAAGCAACACTCATTTAAGACCTTAGTTAATTTATTTAGACGAAATTTCAAATTTCTTGAAACAGATGGAGGTGATAGAAAGCCAGAACATTAATAGAAACAAAAAAGTGCTGAATAAATAGAAGGTGTAACTATTAGTGAACTGAAATCTAGATGTATGGCTGCCATCAATAGCCGTAGGAGCAACAAGTAAAAAAAACGAAATTAACCCCATTTTTTTTGCATTATCGAGATAGGTTTTATTTTCAACACTTTCTCTTAATTTTCTGTAAAACGTAGTTACATCTAAAGACTCGCGTTTACTCATTGAGAAGGTATCCAAGACCACGCCCACAAGAACGAAAATTACAGAAAAGAGAATCTCTACTGGGAACAAAGTATGAGAATTTCTTAGGAAATGCCCTATATAAAATACGTTACACAATCCAAGGAAAATGCATATTCTTCCTATTAATAAAAGTGCTCTGGACATGATATTTTTTATGTCCATAAAATCGCCTCCTGACACCCTATATTTGCTTCGTTACCATGCAGAGTCATGCAGCGACCTTGTTTTTCATTATTTCGGCTCTTTTATTTTTTCCACTTGTCGGGGCTTTTAACAGCCGGTCGTTAAACACTTTTCTTAAAGTCAGAACTGCATGGATGGGCATTGCAATAGACATAATTTATTCCTCGGACGATGACGCGATGGTGATGTTCTTTTTAATCAGGTCCGTGACGACTTGGTCTATTTTTATAAAGTCTTTTCCTATCGGTTTGGCTATCGTGTATTGCAAGTCGAAGTGATCATCGATTGTTCTGAGAGCTTTAAAACTAACGATAAATGGCAATGGATCTTTGATCGCGACGGGTTGTCCGTCTGCTGCCTGAAAGATGTAATACGTGCTGAGTGATTCCAACTCTTTCGGATTGCCTTGTTGATATCTGCGATAAATGCCGCGATTTTCTACGCGGTATTCGAGTCCTCGACGTGAGGGATCGAACTGATCGATCGCGTTTTTCTCCATATTTTCGGCGTCGTTAATTCGAGGAAAATCAGACACTGTTGTCCGGCTTAGATATATTTTTATCTCATCTTTTTTTGGTGCGCTTCCCTGTGTTATCGGCGCCATGTCTGGATAGTGGAAGGCAAAGGTAATCAGCTCTGTATTGGTGTTATTTGTTTCATATTTTTGAGGTAGTGTAAAAGTCGCTTTGCCGTCGCTTGAATGCAGTTGCCTCACTGTTTTATCCTCGCTGCAAGAGATAACTAAAGAAGCCGATACCGTCATTAGAAAAATGTGAAAGTAAGATCGTTTGCCTATCATCATGCTCACTACTCCTTGGTTGATTATGTCGATTACCCTGTTAACGTTTGATCATTTAAAACTTGCTTTGTGTCAAAGCGCATTGCACGCTTCAGTGGCGATGAATCGTGTTGCGAGCGGAACGCCATATACTCGTTGTTCACATTTTTATGGAACGTCGATTCCAATTGATTGCATCAAGATTGGATAGCGTGACTGCAATGGCAGAAAACGCTGTCATGAATTATTTTGGTGTCTATTTTATTTTTAATTATTTTCAATTCTACAAATGAAATTTCCAGATTGATACGAGACTATTCTCGAATTAACAGAGAAAATTCTACAAAATAAATTTATAAGGAAGATAACTCTCGGCGAAGATCGAGAATTCTCTTAGATGAATTTATTAGAATATTTATCGCTCTATTTATTGACATATTTTTTTATTTATTACGTGGTTTATCTCTCTCGCCCAGCCTCCTGAACGGCCTTCTGCACCGGCGATAACAGATATTCCAATACTGTCCGTTTGCCCTGCTGAATTTCTGCGACAACTTGCATGCCAGCGGTCATTTGTAATTGGTTGCCTTGCGGATCGACCAATATCTGATGCGCCAGTTTGATACGGGCTTTGTAGGTTGATCTGGCGTTGTTGCCGTCATCGCCGCTGGCATTGCCTGATGTACCAGTGGCGTTGGTGCTGCCCTTTTCGGGATCTGATGCGTCGGCGCTTAATCGTGTGACTGTGCCGGTCAACATGCCGTATTTTTGGAACGGGTAGGTAGCGAGTTTGATTTGCGCGGTTTGGCCGATTTGGACGAAGCCGACATCTTCGTTTTTGACAGATACATCGGCATACAATTGCTCGTCCTGCGGCACGAGCGTCATGATGACAGTGCCAGGTTGTACCACTGCGCCGACGGTTGTGGTGGCCAGATCGTTGATCACGCCATCTTGTGGAGCGCGCAGTTCCATCAATCCTTGTTTGTAAATGGATTTATC is a genomic window of Glaciimonas sp. CA11.2 containing:
- a CDS encoding PAS domain S-box protein gives rise to the protein MPQTTFKRLPNITTAGLQRTWRWLIPIFLVLLFLAVLIWLPWQSRQMEANDRQDQLIADTLWVEQAITFQLNRDDESVRLIASEIIKHHLTVAQFADRLKPLLKNSRELRGIAWLNAEDHIIAGTDALQITNPDYITHATKSAKLVRDAKIPQYTPPYKLIDTANAMYIDYSVPLFINNQYLGSLVSTYSVSGILNELVPWWFAQDNEISLTDADEVTIAKRAAGGRGHDVYTHRRPIDLPGLSLILRTNSVKSAPQFLPNLLVGSVIALSLGLVWSLLALWRDIHRRLAAENALRQEVAFRSAMENSLVTGLRARDLKGRVTYVNPAFCAMVGLDADRLVGKVPPMPYWAPEALEEFQERFTKVLEGEGTPQYEAIFLRANGERFPVLIFESALVDAQGQQTGWMGSILDISEPRRAEELNRKQQEKLESSARLASMGEIASTLAHELNQPLAAISSYTTGAMNMLESGSINAPQLKLALGKVNTQAQRAGQIIRSVHEFVKNRDPIREPLAIRTLVDNIMPLVELQAQTSQVNVRVEIAPSLPWVSADRMMLEQVLLNLTRNAIESMSENSATRRILRIKAVALDLDTETPQIVISVIDQGHGIPADVAARLFSPFYSTKAHGMGMGLNICRTAIEFHGGTLNYSDNDGGGTIFQFSLPANFPHSQR
- a CDS encoding HigA family addiction module antitoxin — protein: MTRMHNPPHPGEVLREYLGDVTVTDAATRLGVGRVTLQRIVTGAAGISPDMAYRLGSAFGTSPELWAGMQLQYDLHKAGKVKRPKIERIAA
- a CDS encoding type II toxin-antitoxin system RelE/ParE family toxin, translating into MIKSFRHKELQRFFELGSKAGIHAGHATKLRLQLAALDQAIKPEDLSAPSWGLHPLKGDLKGHWAITVNGNWRMIFAFDASDAILVDYRDYH
- a CDS encoding response regulator transcription factor, with product MLHIIDDEEVIRDALSWLAQSRAIPALSYSSAQHFLASLDIATNEAAAIEKLTNAAAAIGTANSGLHKSDAQPPEGDCLLLDVRMPGMSGLALFDVLSARKLTQRYPVIFLTGHGDVPMAVDTLKRGAFDFFEKPFNDNKLMDRVQEALQTSRAAIARSVIDSRLANLSIRERAVLDLILIGKMNKVIADQLGISMRTVEVHRAHIFDKMHVKTAVELARLLN
- a CDS encoding calcium-binding protein — its product is MSIAYIVTKSGIVVIDATPAAIKAIAKGIGKDAVPVVEHLGKVVQTGDDAKTVADTLLDTLRNSIGGDLTSQVKMVGSLGAGYAFGEAVGVFVAGVSAPFIGPFAIPLGVIAGVAGGYLASNYYEEAFDAATKIGQEINDRFTHSRTYRCDPLVLDLDGDGIETVSSKNNIYFDNNNDGIKTATGWVGADDGLLVMDRNGNGVIDNGTELFGNSTQLDNGHTASDGFGALADLDSNHDGKIDKNDANWNQLKVWRDLNQDGISQANELFTLDQLGIASLNVNKKSHNQTLANGNQLADQGTYTKTDGSSGNMGDVNFEEDAFHREFTDEVVIADNVKDLPDMQGAGKVRDLREAASLSASLQSVLAHYSAATTREEQRGLLDQLLSDWADTSGMTKTLQERAGSAYTVIWQSLGGQVITDDAAGRAIVAAWEKKLHILEAFNGQYYFAMHNFVGHGLNGFNMAEGKNGQPGTITISLYPEQVNSLNLAYDALQESIYGSLLLQTRFKSLIDQITLKVDADGMHLDYGALEKHFKAAIAADGIKGLYDLIDFNRAAGSAMQDFIWIGAEMIALGLSTMDASPEIQKLFAELSSVMNKNGTKKSDLIVGGLRNDTLYGYAGNDLMLGGGGDDTLNGGDGDDTLSGNAGDDRLNGGEGNDTLLGGDGNDTLIGGSGDDVLEGGEGNNQLDGGSGNDTLTTGAGKDTLSGGDGNDILTSGSGEDTLSGGAGNDILTGGKGDDLLKGGFGNDTYILSRGDGHDTIDNYDYGTDYSGGGRTDVVIFTDMNASDIRGLRTVNTDLIIEFGSGDSLTISNYFDGVNYQINQFRFADGQVWTGAQILATHPVMLTDNNDNLRFSDSGETIYAGGGNDTIYSFGGDDVIDGGTGNNYLNGGSGNDRLFAGDGNDTLIGESGDDVLEGGGGNNRLDGGSGNDTLTTGAGKDTLSGGAGNDILTGGKGDDKLQGGAGNDTYVLSRGDGHDTINNYDYGTDYSGGGRTDVIRFTDVSADALSGLRRVKNDLIIDYGNGDSITVANYFNGASYQINQFQFADGKTLTGTELLSAYPIALPEAADSMGFMNADQYSHADVSDDNGQADNDDVSSEADNDDKVITDSIGKQVVAVHVSEGIAAAALLFGQAGDRVLAKARKQQAIIDNWFTKVDGRRALSLQTVTDNSTVDAAGSTDTLPNQKIPQFNFDAVVAQFEQLRARPPAVNLWAESAALLDLHLKKSNAAGLGCDLVGQYAKNGHDVGSAVNSAQAMLAPPHFGAIDLHGRR